One genomic region from Sphingobacterium sp. UGAL515B_05 encodes:
- a CDS encoding SDR family oxidoreductase — MDLHLRDKVVIVTGGAKGIGRAVVHALAKEQAIPVIVGRKQADNEKVKEEIKQFGVDALCIEAELSKPEDCERAVQKTLEVYGRIDGLVNNAGQNDGVGLASGNYEKFVASLHKNLIHYYLMAHHALDALKASKGSIVNISSKTGETGQGNTSAYAASNGGRNALTREWAVELLPYSIRVNAIIVAECATPQYDTWIQTLSNPEETLKKITDRIPLEHRMTTAEEIADTTVFLLSNKSSHTTGQLIHVDGGYVHLDRSIIAES, encoded by the coding sequence ATGGATCTTCATTTAAGAGATAAAGTTGTTATTGTTACCGGCGGAGCAAAAGGAATCGGGCGGGCCGTAGTTCATGCCTTAGCTAAAGAACAGGCTATTCCGGTCATTGTTGGTCGTAAACAGGCGGATAATGAAAAAGTCAAGGAAGAAATCAAGCAATTTGGTGTGGATGCACTCTGTATTGAAGCAGAGTTATCTAAACCCGAAGATTGTGAACGAGCAGTCCAAAAAACATTGGAAGTATATGGCCGTATCGATGGTTTGGTGAATAATGCTGGGCAAAATGATGGTGTCGGATTAGCATCCGGTAATTATGAAAAATTTGTTGCTTCGCTGCACAAGAACTTAATTCACTACTATCTGATGGCACATCACGCCTTGGATGCATTGAAAGCTTCTAAGGGCAGTATTGTGAATATTTCGTCCAAAACTGGCGAAACAGGACAGGGGAATACCTCAGCTTATGCGGCATCCAATGGCGGACGTAATGCGCTTACACGCGAGTGGGCTGTAGAATTGTTGCCTTATTCGATTCGTGTAAATGCCATTATCGTGGCAGAATGTGCAACTCCGCAATACGATACCTGGATTCAAACCTTATCAAATCCGGAGGAGACCTTGAAGAAAATTACGGATCGCATTCCATTGGAGCATCGCATGACGACAGCAGAAGAAATAGCCGATACAACAGTCTTTTTGCTGTCTAACAAGTCAAGTCATACAACTGGCCAATTGATTCATGTGGACGGTGGCTATGTGCATCTGGATCGCTCCATTATTGCTGAATCGTAG
- a CDS encoding fumarylacetoacetate hydrolase family protein — protein MKLIRFGAQGKEKIGVQIDGVNYDVSAFGGDYNEQFFAEDGVARLEEFVKANEGKLIEVPQDERIGAPFARPSKIVCIGLNYLDHAKETNAPIPAEPIIFMKSTTSLVGPYDNVMIPKDSLKTDWEVEFCIVIGKKASYVEEHEALDYVVGYVLHNDVSEREYQLERGGTWDKGKGCDTFAPMGPFMATKEEIKDINNVRLWLKVNGKTYQDGNTKDLIFSVAHVVSYVSKFMTLLPGDVISTGTPAGVGLGFNPPIYLKPGDVIELGADGLGESRQTVVAYSKN, from the coding sequence ATGAAATTAATACGTTTTGGAGCTCAAGGCAAAGAGAAAATCGGTGTTCAGATCGATGGTGTAAATTACGATGTAAGCGCATTTGGTGGTGATTACAATGAGCAATTCTTTGCTGAGGATGGTGTAGCTCGTTTAGAAGAATTTGTGAAGGCAAATGAAGGTAAGTTGATTGAAGTTCCTCAAGACGAGCGTATCGGAGCACCTTTTGCCCGCCCATCCAAAATTGTTTGTATTGGATTGAACTATTTAGACCATGCAAAGGAAACCAATGCACCTATTCCTGCTGAACCGATCATCTTTATGAAATCGACCACTTCGTTGGTAGGTCCATACGATAATGTCATGATTCCTAAAGATTCTTTAAAAACAGATTGGGAAGTGGAGTTCTGTATCGTGATCGGCAAAAAAGCCTCTTATGTAGAAGAGCATGAGGCCTTAGATTATGTGGTTGGATATGTGTTGCACAATGATGTTTCCGAACGTGAGTATCAGTTGGAACGTGGCGGTACCTGGGATAAAGGAAAAGGATGTGATACTTTCGCACCAATGGGACCCTTCATGGCGACAAAAGAGGAAATCAAAGATATCAACAATGTGCGTCTATGGTTAAAGGTAAACGGAAAAACCTATCAGGATGGCAATACCAAGGATTTGATCTTCTCGGTAGCACATGTGGTGTCGTATGTGTCTAAATTTATGACTTTGTTGCCTGGCGACGTTATTTCAACAGGTACACCTGCAGGTGTTGGGTTAGGATTTAATCCACCGATTTACTTGAAACCCGGCGATGTTATCGAGTTAGGAGCAGATGGTCTTGGGGAGTCCCGTCAGACTGTTGTAGCGTATTCAAAAAATTAA
- a CDS encoding amidohydrolase family protein, with amino-acid sequence MRIDTHQHFWKFDPIRDRWITEEMQVIRRDFSPLDIQFVLERNGFGGSVAVQADQSKEETAYLVQLANDYPFIKGVVGWIDLQAADIRQQLDSYQSYTVIKGFRHIVEGEADPDFLIRPAVLNGLKALADYGYTYDLLIRPRHYAATLDCVQQNPNLQFVLDHIAKPPIKSKAFDEWAAFIDALSAFSNVVCKVSGLATEADWEGWKLDDFKQYLEHIFARFGKERIMYGSDWPVCLLAASYEESIAIVEDKLGQFTAAEKNAFWAENAIRVYNL; translated from the coding sequence ATGCGTATAGATACCCATCAGCATTTCTGGAAATTCGACCCAATTAGAGATCGTTGGATTACCGAAGAAATGCAGGTCATAAGACGTGATTTCAGCCCTTTGGATATTCAGTTTGTGCTTGAACGAAATGGATTCGGAGGGAGTGTTGCTGTTCAGGCAGATCAATCCAAAGAAGAGACTGCTTACTTGGTTCAGCTGGCTAATGATTATCCTTTTATTAAAGGCGTTGTGGGCTGGATTGATCTTCAAGCAGCAGATATTCGACAACAGTTGGATAGCTATCAGTCATATACGGTCATCAAAGGATTTCGTCATATTGTTGAAGGAGAAGCGGATCCTGATTTTCTTATCCGCCCTGCCGTACTAAATGGACTGAAGGCATTGGCAGATTATGGTTATACTTATGATCTGCTCATCCGTCCACGTCATTATGCAGCAACGCTAGATTGTGTGCAGCAAAATCCAAATCTACAATTTGTGCTGGATCATATCGCTAAACCGCCAATCAAGTCGAAAGCATTTGATGAGTGGGCAGCGTTTATCGATGCGCTATCGGCTTTTTCGAATGTTGTATGTAAAGTTTCTGGACTTGCAACAGAGGCCGATTGGGAGGGATGGAAGCTTGATGATTTTAAACAATATCTGGAGCATATCTTTGCACGTTTTGGAAAGGAGCGCATTATGTATGGGTCAGATTGGCCGGTATGTCTATTGGCGGCATCTTATGAAGAAAGTATTGCCATAGTTGAAGATAAACTAGGACAATTTACAGCTGCAGAGAAGAACGCATTTTGGGCAGAGAACGCTATACGTGTATATAATCTTTAA